The Fimbriimonas ginsengisoli Gsoil 348 genome window below encodes:
- a CDS encoding nucleotidyltransferase domain-containing protein: protein MSGSPTTPHETLHRILGILAADPSVEGVFIGGSFARGEEDEVSDLDLWIVGAKWSPESLGSIFLTAEVKQMGGVPFLHGVSVGGTILDILFGPPAWDHYVPLELPEPTPVLPAPLPGYGLVEEFWLMSLKHRKSLWRGRHGILTYGLHHDRRYLLRAWALYDSGVDPMDQVFTIFALKSLYDKHIDERRLELLGLPLRNLEEILAATQAYRDEMSRLFPDPTPLEIAVRSLPLVPSSFT, encoded by the coding sequence ATGAGCGGCAGCCCGACCACCCCGCACGAGACCCTTCACCGGATTCTAGGCATCCTTGCCGCCGATCCTTCCGTGGAAGGAGTCTTCATCGGCGGCTCTTTCGCCAGAGGTGAAGAGGACGAGGTCAGCGACCTCGACCTATGGATTGTTGGGGCCAAGTGGTCGCCCGAGTCCCTGGGTTCGATTTTTCTCACCGCCGAAGTCAAACAGATGGGAGGCGTTCCGTTCCTTCACGGTGTCTCGGTCGGCGGAACGATTCTCGATATCTTGTTCGGGCCTCCGGCGTGGGATCACTATGTCCCGCTGGAACTGCCGGAGCCGACCCCGGTTCTTCCGGCTCCCCTGCCGGGTTACGGCCTGGTGGAGGAATTTTGGCTGATGTCGCTCAAGCATCGGAAAAGTCTCTGGCGAGGTCGGCACGGAATTCTCACTTACGGCCTGCACCACGACCGGCGCTACCTACTTCGCGCGTGGGCGCTTTACGATTCCGGAGTCGACCCCATGGATCAGGTCTTCACGATCTTCGCCCTGAAGTCACTTTACGACAAGCACATCGACGAGCGGCGGCTGGAGCTTCTCGGTCTCCCATTACGCAATCTCGAAGAGATCCTCGCCGCGACGCAGGCCTACCGCGACGAAATGAGCCGGCTGTTCCCGGACCCCACTCCACTGGAAATCGCCGTACGCTCCTTGCCACTTGTGCCAAGTTCCTTTACTTAA
- a CDS encoding HAD family hydrolase has translation MTNQSPRHPYRLVTFDVGGVLIRICHTWQACAREAGVDIKWPAQPEIALTDFPAFDAYQMGAIDLDDYLARLAEWLGCSPEEAGRVHDGILVEPYPGTEELVAELQDRGELTACLSNTNEPHWQAFFGGRFPAVARLDSKMASHLVGINKPDPAIFRLHAETNGVAPEEIVYFDDAPANIEAATEVGFRTLRIDPSGDTVAQMRGFLVDLGVLTPA, from the coding sequence ATGACCAATCAAAGTCCCCGGCACCCTTACCGGCTCGTTACGTTCGATGTTGGCGGAGTCCTGATCCGCATCTGCCATACGTGGCAGGCGTGCGCCCGAGAAGCGGGGGTCGACATCAAATGGCCGGCGCAGCCCGAGATCGCCCTTACCGATTTCCCCGCCTTCGACGCTTACCAGATGGGCGCGATCGACCTCGACGACTACCTGGCACGTCTTGCCGAATGGTTAGGCTGCTCTCCGGAAGAGGCGGGCCGGGTCCACGACGGCATCTTGGTTGAGCCCTACCCGGGAACGGAAGAGCTGGTCGCGGAGTTACAGGATCGGGGCGAGCTCACGGCCTGCCTTTCAAACACGAACGAACCGCACTGGCAAGCGTTCTTCGGCGGCCGGTTCCCGGCGGTGGCCCGATTGGATAGCAAGATGGCCTCCCACCTAGTGGGGATCAACAAGCCCGATCCGGCGATCTTCCGCCTTCATGCGGAGACAAACGGAGTGGCTCCGGAGGAGATCGTTTATTTCGACGACGCTCCCGCGAACATAGAGGCGGCCACCGAGGTTGGATTCCGAACTCTCCGAATCGACCCTAGCGGCGACACGGTGGCTCAAATGCGCGGATTCTTGGTCGACCTGGGCGTGCTAACGCCGGCTTGA
- a CDS encoding stage II sporulation protein M has protein sequence MNEQAFVEKREQDWQRLTRLCDVADAGASRLTGAEVREFVKLYRRVSTDLALARTSSTNSVLVDFLNDLVGRAYATLYREPRPSVLKSIALGVALAAQTVRRRKWFVLTSAAIFFGSAFFSFFLLSAFPDTRDVLIPPGVEKLFGGWKKGEFEERSTSTSFIMTGFYANNNPRVAVIAGAVGAGTFGVASVYMVFENGAMLGSLAHEVNEVGNLDFLVSSVAPHGVPELSGAIVGGSAGLLLGWALINPGRRSRSAALKAVGRDAIVLLATSVILMFIAAPIEGFFSFNPRVPGAAKVLVAVVSLAAWLVFWSRYGRTAEE, from the coding sequence ATGAACGAACAGGCCTTCGTAGAGAAGCGCGAGCAAGATTGGCAGCGGCTGACCCGGCTGTGCGATGTTGCCGACGCCGGCGCCTCTCGCCTCACTGGAGCCGAAGTTCGCGAATTCGTGAAGCTTTACCGGCGAGTCTCTACCGACCTCGCGCTCGCCCGCACCTCCTCGACGAACAGCGTGCTCGTCGATTTTCTTAACGACCTTGTGGGGCGGGCGTACGCCACCTTGTATCGAGAGCCGAGGCCGAGCGTGTTGAAGTCGATCGCCCTAGGCGTGGCGCTTGCCGCTCAAACCGTCCGCCGGCGAAAGTGGTTCGTGCTTACCAGCGCGGCGATATTCTTCGGTTCCGCCTTCTTCTCGTTCTTCCTTCTGAGCGCATTTCCCGATACTCGCGACGTGCTGATTCCACCCGGCGTGGAAAAGCTGTTCGGCGGCTGGAAGAAAGGAGAGTTCGAAGAGCGCTCCACCTCGACTTCGTTCATCATGACCGGGTTCTACGCGAACAATAATCCACGAGTCGCGGTGATCGCGGGCGCGGTTGGGGCCGGAACGTTCGGCGTTGCCAGCGTCTACATGGTGTTCGAAAACGGCGCGATGCTCGGCTCGCTCGCGCACGAGGTCAACGAGGTTGGGAACCTCGATTTTCTCGTCTCTTCGGTGGCCCCCCACGGCGTTCCCGAGCTTAGCGGGGCGATCGTGGGAGGTTCGGCGGGGCTGTTGCTTGGCTGGGCCCTGATCAATCCTGGTCGCCGCTCCCGGAGCGCCGCACTGAAAGCGGTGGGGCGCGATGCGATTGTCCTCTTGGCTACCTCGGTCATCCTCATGTTCATCGCCGCCCCGATCGAAGGGTTTTTCAGCTTCAATCCCCGAGTCCCCGGCGCTGCCAAAGTTCTCGTCGCCGTCGTCAGCCTCGCCGCCTGGCTCGTCTTCTGGAGCCGGTACGGCCGAACGGCGGAGGAGTAA
- a CDS encoding GntR family transcriptional regulator yields the protein MGRNQWEAIAQAIKEQIERGELAAGNRVRSESEIAEQYGVSRPTAHRALHELQRQGFLVRQRRWGTVVADRSKAQSVACGRVAFVVDRFDQSVNFPQTDLIRGIHDGLGEETDLVITQCGSDPELEARQIRKLEKSADGIIICPTSDPRNNPLLQGLFDRGYPIVVLDRFPEGLHVDTVATDNDGATLRAIRALEERGHRRIGFFSFYKPDFSSVAERHAGYVRALAEVNVSEADLYTRWFPATLESNPAHLVQMVADALFALTRQEDSITALFCVEDSVASAVLTAADRLGIPIPDGLELATFNDWPPMMLRSPWSAHRIVQRSHEIGAEAAKLLLDRIKSGPSDPRVVRVPADFFVADAGMQPTAHSMKTNS from the coding sequence ATGGGGCGAAATCAATGGGAGGCGATCGCGCAGGCGATCAAAGAGCAAATTGAGCGAGGCGAGCTCGCGGCCGGCAATCGTGTCCGGTCTGAGTCCGAGATCGCCGAGCAGTACGGCGTCAGCCGGCCAACCGCTCACCGGGCCCTTCACGAGTTGCAACGCCAGGGTTTCCTCGTCCGCCAGCGAAGGTGGGGAACCGTGGTCGCTGACCGCAGCAAAGCCCAATCGGTCGCCTGCGGACGGGTCGCCTTCGTGGTCGACCGATTCGATCAATCGGTCAACTTTCCGCAAACCGACCTGATTCGTGGAATCCACGACGGCCTTGGAGAAGAGACCGATCTCGTCATCACCCAATGCGGCAGCGATCCTGAGCTGGAGGCGCGCCAGATCCGTAAGCTGGAAAAGAGCGCCGACGGCATTATCATCTGTCCCACCAGCGACCCACGCAACAATCCGTTGTTGCAGGGTCTCTTCGACCGCGGCTACCCCATCGTCGTTCTCGACCGTTTCCCGGAAGGGCTGCACGTCGACACCGTCGCGACCGACAACGACGGCGCCACCCTGCGGGCGATCCGCGCTCTTGAGGAACGTGGCCACCGCCGGATCGGCTTCTTCTCGTTCTACAAACCCGACTTCTCGTCGGTCGCGGAGCGGCACGCCGGATACGTCCGCGCGTTGGCGGAGGTTAATGTCAGCGAAGCCGACCTTTACACGAGATGGTTTCCTGCCACGTTGGAGTCGAATCCGGCGCACCTCGTCCAGATGGTTGCGGACGCGCTATTCGCCCTCACCCGCCAAGAGGACTCGATCACCGCTCTCTTCTGCGTGGAAGACAGCGTTGCCTCGGCGGTGCTGACCGCGGCCGACCGGCTCGGAATCCCGATTCCGGACGGTCTCGAGCTCGCCACGTTCAACGATTGGCCTCCCATGATGCTCCGCTCCCCGTGGAGCGCCCACCGAATCGTGCAGCGCTCGCACGAGATCGGGGCCGAGGCCGCAAAGCTTTTACTTGACCGCATCAAAAGCGGGCCGAGCGACCCCCGGGTCGTCCGCGTTCCCGCTGATTTCTTCGTCGCCGATGCTGGAATGCAGCCAACGGCTCATTCCATGAAAACGAATTCCTAA
- a CDS encoding prepilin-type N-terminal cleavage/methylation domain-containing protein has translation MHSSKRRAFTLIELLVVIAIIAILAAILFPVFAQAKAAAKRVSDMSNVKNITLGFHIYSGDTDDCAPPMWQVQDWGRPRYEQRIWKDSVLPYIKNGGRYPQPGELPYKDKGDGGIFQSPLFTDGAWASNNLPSGSFGDATTRFPRAYVVNNSAGVNEGMGSTEGDGSVHWYTEQRTFWPKVEPINGTVQNQGGSGSMTSLEKPADTILLTTTRAPWPNAKFIEVAFECTQYGDGWGGTGMACMRGVGNGMINFGFFDGHAKAVKAKQAVANDYFDVFKPGARVESPTDFGGQQWTLNEMNKIKEWN, from the coding sequence ATGCACTCATCGAAGAGAAGGGCTTTTACGCTCATCGAACTCCTCGTCGTAATCGCGATCATCGCGATTCTCGCCGCCATTCTGTTCCCGGTTTTCGCCCAGGCCAAGGCCGCGGCGAAGCGGGTCTCGGATATGAGCAACGTCAAAAACATCACCCTTGGATTCCACATCTACTCGGGTGATACGGATGACTGCGCTCCCCCCATGTGGCAAGTCCAAGACTGGGGCCGGCCTCGCTACGAGCAGCGAATCTGGAAGGACAGCGTTCTTCCCTACATCAAGAACGGCGGCCGCTACCCTCAGCCGGGCGAACTGCCGTACAAAGACAAGGGAGACGGAGGAATCTTCCAGTCGCCGCTCTTCACCGACGGCGCTTGGGCCAGCAATAACCTGCCGTCCGGCTCGTTCGGCGATGCGACCACCCGCTTCCCACGAGCCTACGTCGTCAATAACAGCGCCGGCGTTAACGAAGGAATGGGAAGCACGGAAGGGGACGGATCCGTCCACTGGTACACCGAGCAACGCACCTTCTGGCCCAAGGTCGAGCCGATCAATGGAACGGTTCAAAACCAGGGCGGCAGCGGAAGCATGACGAGCTTGGAGAAGCCGGCCGACACGATCCTGCTCACTACGACCCGGGCTCCGTGGCCAAATGCCAAGTTCATTGAGGTCGCCTTTGAGTGCACTCAATATGGCGACGGTTGGGGCGGCACCGGCATGGCGTGCATGCGCGGCGTCGGTAACGGGATGATCAACTTCGGGTTCTTCGACGGCCACGCCAAGGCGGTCAAGGCGAAGCAGGCGGTCGCAAACGACTACTTCGATGTGTTCAAGCCGGGGGCTCGGGTTGAGAGTCCGACCGACTTCGGCGGCCAGCAATGGACGCTGAACGAAATGAACAAGATCAAGGAGTGGAATTAG
- a CDS encoding DUF1206 domain-containing protein: MAAPTSVHQAAVEVEPWLQRLARLGYVAKGVIYLLIGAFAFMAAIGYGGKKTNQAGAINSIRDLPFGNVLLIGLGVGLAGYAVWRLVEAAGDPEGKGTLKRIGYVISALAYGGFGYAALSVAFTGDEARSQPQQSAARLFGLPFGAQLGMALAAGFVVGAFVQIANGLGGKFLKALKREEMSEDQFSLARWTGGIGLIARGALFGLIGWLLWRASSDHNAGEAGGIDRALTTVAQAPFGSFLLAMMGVGLVCYGIYMWVEARFRRMTPVAGLKGSTH; encoded by the coding sequence ATGGCGGCACCGACATCGGTTCATCAGGCGGCGGTCGAAGTGGAGCCTTGGCTTCAGCGGCTGGCTAGATTGGGGTACGTGGCGAAGGGTGTGATTTACCTTCTTATCGGCGCGTTCGCCTTTATGGCGGCGATCGGCTACGGGGGTAAGAAAACCAACCAGGCCGGGGCGATCAATAGTATTCGCGACTTGCCGTTCGGCAACGTCTTGCTGATTGGCCTTGGCGTGGGCCTGGCAGGATATGCCGTCTGGCGTCTGGTAGAGGCGGCCGGAGATCCGGAAGGGAAGGGCACGCTCAAGCGGATCGGATACGTGATCTCCGCCCTTGCTTATGGAGGTTTCGGCTACGCGGCGCTTTCGGTGGCCTTCACCGGCGATGAGGCCCGGTCTCAGCCTCAGCAAAGCGCGGCGAGGCTTTTCGGACTGCCGTTCGGCGCTCAGTTAGGCATGGCGCTCGCGGCGGGCTTCGTCGTCGGCGCGTTCGTTCAAATCGCGAACGGACTCGGCGGCAAGTTCTTAAAGGCCCTGAAACGAGAGGAAATGTCCGAAGATCAGTTCTCGCTCGCCCGTTGGACGGGCGGCATCGGCCTCATCGCTCGCGGGGCCTTGTTCGGCCTCATCGGCTGGCTCCTGTGGCGGGCGAGCAGCGATCACAACGCGGGGGAAGCGGGAGGGATCGACCGTGCCCTCACAACCGTCGCACAGGCCCCGTTCGGCTCCTTCCTTCTGGCGATGATGGGGGTAGGCCTCGTTTGTTACGGCATCTACATGTGGGTCGAAGCGCGGTTCCGAAGAATGACGCCCGTAGCCGGATTAAAAGGCTCAACGCACTGA
- a CDS encoding sigma-70 family RNA polymerase sigma factor → MSAQPQMSEHDEGIPSYLSRLTQAPLLSPEEEIALTRAVQAGSEPARQRLIESNMRLVINIAKTYRNRAIPLEDLIQEGAIGLMQAAERFDPEKGFRFSTYATHWIRQAIGRAIDNKSKAIRLPAHVSQSLRRVEKERMRLARELGYDPAPEQIAMAMGISPKKLLTLLQSSQELLSLDMTVGDSGGMTLGGLIRDTTNGDPESLVLSQEMINELQRILLELNDREQRVMRLRFRLDGTEPPLQEDIAKEMKLSRERVRQIEVQAIKKLRALAQRRRLRDMLNK, encoded by the coding sequence ATGAGCGCACAACCGCAGATGTCGGAACACGATGAGGGCATCCCCAGTTACCTGAGTCGACTGACTCAGGCCCCACTCCTCAGCCCGGAAGAGGAAATTGCCCTCACGCGTGCGGTGCAGGCGGGGAGCGAACCCGCACGTCAGCGGCTTATCGAATCGAACATGCGCCTCGTGATCAATATCGCGAAGACGTATCGAAACCGGGCCATCCCACTCGAAGACCTCATCCAAGAAGGCGCCATCGGCCTAATGCAGGCGGCTGAGCGATTCGATCCCGAAAAAGGGTTTCGATTTAGCACCTACGCCACCCACTGGATCCGGCAAGCGATCGGACGCGCGATCGACAACAAATCGAAGGCGATCCGCCTTCCCGCCCACGTGTCGCAGTCGCTTCGGAGGGTCGAGAAGGAGCGTATGCGCCTGGCCCGCGAGCTCGGCTACGATCCCGCGCCGGAGCAGATCGCGATGGCGATGGGGATCAGCCCTAAGAAGCTGCTTACACTCCTTCAATCTTCCCAAGAGCTTCTTTCGCTTGACATGACGGTCGGCGACTCTGGCGGTATGACGCTCGGAGGTCTGATCCGCGACACGACGAACGGCGATCCGGAATCGCTGGTCCTCAGCCAGGAGATGATCAACGAGCTCCAGCGGATCCTGCTAGAGCTGAACGACCGCGAGCAGCGCGTAATGCGCCTCCGTTTTAGGCTGGACGGCACCGAGCCGCCGCTTCAGGAGGACATCGCCAAGGAGATGAAGCTCTCCCGCGAGCGAGTCCGCCAGATCGAGGTGCAGGCGATCAAAAAGCTTCGAGCCCTCGCCCAACGCCGTCGCCTCCGCGACATGCTCAACAAGTAG
- a CDS encoding matrixin family metalloprotease — MGFVRFALLSTVALAAFQASALHRSPSGARSLILPEVQHHLDDARDCSANGTPEVAAAHANLVLVGDEVKYNVQFISVPDRLHARCLKSMEGAFDVWERALDDTITFREVADPTQADVVIRFKPGVNMGKEPVAGYANWKRTLKCDGPRVQEVTFKGDLQIRTINLDGQPMPFECVRHEIAHEMGHILGLEDSTSTRDLMGPLDIDHPISGPQSYEVAAVRRIRDEAHRIRTDSLAKTQKLVGG, encoded by the coding sequence ATGGGTTTTGTCCGGTTCGCTCTTCTCTCCACCGTGGCTCTGGCTGCCTTTCAAGCTTCCGCGTTGCACCGTTCCCCTTCGGGCGCCCGGTCGCTGATCCTTCCGGAAGTTCAGCACCACCTGGACGACGCCCGGGACTGCTCCGCGAACGGGACCCCCGAAGTTGCCGCCGCTCACGCGAACCTTGTTCTCGTCGGCGATGAGGTGAAGTACAACGTTCAGTTCATTTCCGTCCCCGACCGTCTTCACGCTCGATGCCTTAAGTCGATGGAAGGCGCGTTCGACGTTTGGGAACGAGCTCTAGACGACACGATTACCTTCCGGGAGGTTGCCGATCCCACTCAAGCCGACGTGGTGATCCGATTCAAGCCGGGAGTTAACATGGGCAAGGAGCCGGTCGCCGGCTATGCGAACTGGAAGCGCACCCTCAAGTGCGACGGCCCCCGTGTCCAGGAAGTGACCTTCAAAGGGGACCTGCAGATCCGTACGATTAACCTCGACGGCCAGCCGATGCCGTTCGAGTGCGTGCGCCACGAAATCGCCCATGAGATGGGCCACATCCTCGGCCTCGAGGACAGCACATCCACCCGCGACCTGATGGGGCCCCTCGATATCGACCACCCGATTTCCGGTCCGCAAAGCTACGAAGTCGCCGCCGTCCGCCGGATCCGCGACGAAGCCCACCGGATCCGCACCGACTCGCTCGCCAAAACCCAGAAACTCGTAGGCGGCTAG
- a CDS encoding NAD(P)/FAD-dependent oxidoreductase, producing MQTHSFDTVVIGGGPAGATVGTLLRKYAPDHRVLILERERFPRDHVGESQLPVIGAILDEMGVWDQIEAADFPIKVGATYRWGTTPDLWHFNFLAHGELLSEPRPARYRGQRVATAFQVDRSVYDEILINHAEHLGCDVRQEHRVLEVRREGDRVTGLVVQPADGEPFIAEGRQYVDASGGSGILRRAMGVEVDSPTTLRNIAIWDYWLNADWAEEIGVGGTRIQVMSLGYGWIWFIPLGPTRTSVGLVVPASYYKESGERPADLYARALAEDPRIRGLMQNAVSQDKLQTTNDWSFLADQMAGENWFLAGDSCGFADPILSAGMTLAHAGAREVAYSILEFDRGELDAKWIRDTYDDNQRRRIGQHIRFADYWYSVNAQFGDLKSFTSQIAKDAGLDLTPDQAFQWLGTGGFVNDGNPQASIGTFSVAAVKQISQIMSDGDATWQIAKYNELRLDLSGATIEPFATYENGRIVQSKSYVRGTKRLPLLGPFRLAFAALQREKEMPRIMGYLRQNVPELALLEALQAMEAMLAEGWIKGKYDKKKPLGLNLVVEPESPMVEFATS from the coding sequence ATGCAAACCCATTCCTTCGACACCGTTGTCATTGGTGGAGGTCCTGCCGGCGCGACCGTGGGGACCTTGCTTCGCAAATATGCGCCCGACCACCGCGTTCTGATCCTCGAACGTGAGCGCTTTCCTCGCGACCATGTCGGCGAGAGCCAGCTTCCCGTCATCGGCGCGATTTTGGATGAGATGGGGGTTTGGGATCAGATCGAGGCCGCCGATTTTCCGATCAAGGTCGGCGCGACCTATCGCTGGGGTACGACCCCAGACCTTTGGCATTTTAATTTTCTAGCGCACGGCGAATTGCTCTCCGAACCGCGCCCCGCCAGATACCGGGGCCAGCGAGTTGCCACCGCATTCCAAGTTGACCGAAGCGTTTACGACGAGATCTTGATCAACCATGCCGAGCACCTTGGATGCGACGTTCGTCAAGAGCATCGGGTGCTGGAGGTGCGGCGGGAAGGGGACCGGGTAACCGGGCTGGTCGTGCAACCTGCGGATGGCGAGCCTTTCATCGCCGAGGGACGGCAGTATGTCGACGCCTCCGGTGGCTCCGGCATCCTTCGCCGGGCGATGGGAGTCGAAGTCGACTCGCCGACGACGTTACGCAATATCGCGATTTGGGATTATTGGCTCAATGCCGACTGGGCGGAAGAAATCGGCGTCGGCGGAACCCGTATCCAGGTGATGTCGCTCGGCTACGGATGGATCTGGTTCATCCCGCTCGGTCCCACTAGAACCAGCGTGGGGCTCGTGGTCCCCGCTTCGTACTACAAAGAGTCGGGCGAACGCCCGGCAGATCTGTACGCGCGGGCACTCGCCGAGGACCCCCGGATTCGCGGCCTGATGCAGAACGCGGTCAGCCAAGACAAGTTGCAGACCACCAACGACTGGAGTTTCCTCGCCGATCAGATGGCGGGTGAGAATTGGTTCCTTGCCGGCGACTCGTGCGGCTTCGCCGATCCGATCCTCTCGGCTGGCATGACGCTCGCTCACGCCGGCGCCCGCGAGGTCGCCTACTCGATCCTCGAGTTCGATCGCGGCGAGTTGGATGCGAAGTGGATTCGAGACACGTACGACGACAACCAACGCCGCCGGATCGGGCAACATATCCGCTTCGCGGATTATTGGTATAGCGTCAACGCCCAGTTCGGGGACCTCAAATCGTTCACCAGCCAGATCGCCAAAGATGCCGGCCTCGACTTAACCCCGGACCAAGCGTTCCAGTGGCTCGGCACCGGCGGATTTGTGAACGATGGAAACCCGCAAGCGTCGATCGGTACCTTCTCCGTCGCTGCCGTTAAACAGATCTCACAGATCATGTCGGATGGAGATGCCACTTGGCAGATCGCGAAGTACAACGAGCTTCGACTCGACCTCTCGGGGGCGACGATCGAGCCGTTTGCCACCTATGAGAACGGCCGGATCGTTCAATCCAAGTCATACGTTCGTGGAACGAAGCGTCTTCCTCTGCTCGGGCCGTTCCGGCTCGCTTTCGCCGCGCTGCAGCGCGAGAAAGAGATGCCGCGGATCATGGGCTACCTTCGCCAAAACGTCCCCGAGCTCGCTCTGCTCGAAGCACTCCAGGCGATGGAGGCGATGCTTGCCGAAGGGTGGATCAAGGGCAAATACGATAAGAAGAAACCGCTTGGGCTTAACCTCGTGGTGGAGCCGGAGAGTCCCATGGTCGAGTTCGCCACGAGCTAA
- a CDS encoding bifunctional riboflavin kinase/FAD synthetase — MQVHLGVGVLRAEWERAVVVVGTFDGVHLGHQEVIRTAVADARRQELPCVLVTFDRHPAAILAPSRTPKCLAPLQENLAQFERLGVGVTSVLPFDAELSRMSADRFLSEILLGATKASELVVGHDFAMGNGREGTTEWLTQRIPTKVVPPFEIDGERVSSSDIRRSVSSGDVVRAARLLGRPYTLTGVIVSGQRLGRQLGFPTANLARSIDQALPADGVYAGWFESATGRYAAAAAIGTRPAVGGGARTIEAYLLDYPGASLYGLSARLEFVSRLRSEADFSSLEALKEQMARDVEETRGRLATLMPSQ; from the coding sequence ATGCAAGTCCATCTCGGCGTTGGGGTTTTGAGGGCGGAGTGGGAGCGGGCGGTGGTTGTGGTCGGAACGTTCGACGGCGTTCATCTTGGCCATCAAGAGGTCATTCGGACGGCGGTGGCCGACGCCCGGAGGCAGGAGCTTCCCTGCGTGCTCGTCACATTCGACCGCCATCCCGCCGCTATCCTGGCCCCAAGCCGCACGCCCAAATGCCTCGCTCCTCTACAGGAGAACCTCGCTCAGTTCGAGCGCCTCGGCGTTGGCGTCACCTCGGTCCTCCCGTTCGATGCGGAGCTAAGCCGTATGTCGGCCGACCGGTTCCTCTCTGAGATCCTTCTCGGCGCGACCAAAGCAAGCGAGCTCGTGGTGGGCCACGACTTCGCGATGGGCAATGGGCGGGAAGGGACGACCGAGTGGCTGACCCAGAGAATCCCGACCAAGGTAGTCCCCCCCTTCGAAATCGACGGTGAGCGCGTCAGCTCCAGCGATATCCGCCGATCCGTCTCTAGCGGAGACGTCGTCCGGGCGGCTCGTCTCCTGGGACGGCCTTATACGCTGACCGGAGTGATCGTCAGCGGACAACGGCTCGGCCGCCAACTCGGCTTCCCCACGGCAAACCTCGCTCGCTCGATCGACCAGGCGCTCCCTGCGGATGGCGTGTACGCCGGCTGGTTCGAGTCAGCCACCGGTCGGTACGCGGCGGCGGCCGCAATCGGGACGCGGCCCGCGGTGGGAGGGGGAGCCCGGACCATCGAAGCGTATCTGCTCGATTACCCGGGCGCATCTCTTTACGGCCTTTCGGCTCGGCTGGAGTTCGTCTCTCGACTACGTTCCGAGGCCGACTTTTCCAGCCTCGAGGCGTTAAAGGAGCAGATGGCGCGAGACGTTGAAGAGACGCGCGGACGTCTGGCCACTCTCATGCCGTCTCAATAG